GAAAAATGGTTTGGTGAGAGACCAGACGGAATGTAAGGATGATTCAAAAAGCGTGACAAATCGTTGTCACGCTTTTTGACTAAGTAAGAGTATACAATGATTAGAGGTGAAACGATGGCTAACCACTTTATCAATGTACTCCCCTATTTATACGAAGGAATCAAACTGACATTACTAATTACGATCGTTGGGGTAGCGATTGGCTTTGTCCTTGGTGCATTCACCGGGATTGCCAGGCTTTCAAAAAATAAGCTCATTTATGGGATTGCTACCGTATATATTGAAGTTATTCGAGGAACACCGATACTCGTGCAAATATTATTTATTTACTTTGGTCTGTCGGATTTATTTGGTATTAATCTTGATAAAATTACTGCATCGATTATCGCTATCGCTCTGAACGCTGGTGCATATATAGCCGAAATCGTCCGTGGTGGTGTTC
This genomic window from Desertibacillus haloalkaliphilus contains:
- a CDS encoding amino acid ABC transporter permease, with protein sequence MIRGETMANHFINVLPYLYEGIKLTLLITIVGVAIGFVLGAFTGIARLSKNKLIYGIATVYIEVIRGTPILVQILFIYFGLSDLFGINLDKITASIIAIALNAGAYIAEIVRGGVQSINKGQREAGRSLGLTPTQTMRYIIWPQAFKRMIPPLGNQFIISLKDTSLFSVIAVAEVLYQGRQYASTTFTYFEPYFMIGVMYLIITIPSMLLLRYIERRLDV